The proteins below are encoded in one region of Micromonospora sp. DSM 45708:
- a CDS encoding SCO6880 family protein, with translation MSTATEQIKTPTYGNWRRPRKAGLGSLGLIGTIGLFGGLVLVLIASMISLDAALVVGLPFALTLAPLAIRTQDGRNVFQMAGVRVGWLRRKSKRQHVYVSGPLSTRPGGRFRPPGLLSRVTMLEGRDPYDRPFGVLHHRNRHQYTIVLSCEPDGGSLVDPDQVDTWVALWGEWLSRLAHEPGLRGASVVVETAPDPGTRLATEVLGRLSPNAPPAARAVMEEVVRSYPDASSEMNTYLTLTYSAPGGGRRDDDTMLADLALRLQGVLNGLVAAGGGSAEPLSAERIAEVVRVAYDPAVSAEVLDVRAQHGGTGLEWDDAGPAAAVETVGAYQHDSGVSRSWLLTMAPRGVVRSGILRSLLDPAAGIRRKRVALIYRPIDPATSARIVESDRRSAQFMANSTKGLVRARAVAEIQAAEQTAAEEASGAGLVEFSMLVTLTVDSAAEVRDANVTMRNLLGATRIAMRPADRMQAAAFTCALPVGILPWEQSIVPHDLQEAL, from the coding sequence ATGAGCACGGCAACCGAACAGATCAAGACACCGACGTACGGCAACTGGCGCCGCCCCCGCAAGGCCGGCCTGGGCTCGCTGGGCCTGATCGGCACCATCGGCCTCTTCGGCGGTCTCGTGCTGGTCCTGATCGCGTCCATGATCTCACTGGACGCGGCCCTGGTGGTGGGGCTCCCGTTCGCGCTGACGCTGGCGCCGCTGGCGATCCGCACCCAGGACGGCCGCAACGTCTTCCAGATGGCCGGCGTCCGGGTCGGGTGGCTGCGCCGGAAGTCCAAGCGGCAGCACGTCTACGTCTCCGGGCCGCTGTCCACCCGACCGGGTGGACGGTTCCGCCCGCCCGGCCTGCTGAGCCGGGTGACCATGCTGGAGGGACGCGACCCGTACGACCGCCCGTTCGGCGTGCTGCACCACCGCAACCGCCACCAGTACACGATCGTGCTGAGCTGCGAGCCCGACGGCGGGTCGCTGGTCGACCCGGACCAGGTCGACACGTGGGTGGCGCTGTGGGGCGAGTGGCTGTCCCGGCTGGCGCACGAGCCGGGACTGCGCGGCGCCTCGGTGGTGGTGGAGACCGCGCCGGACCCGGGCACCCGGCTCGCCACCGAGGTGCTGGGCCGGCTCTCCCCGAACGCGCCACCCGCCGCCCGGGCGGTGATGGAGGAGGTGGTGCGCTCCTACCCGGACGCGTCGTCGGAGATGAACACCTACCTGACGCTCACCTACTCGGCGCCCGGCGGTGGCCGGCGCGACGACGACACCATGCTCGCCGACCTGGCGCTGCGCCTCCAGGGGGTGCTCAACGGGCTGGTGGCCGCCGGCGGGGGGTCGGCGGAGCCGCTGTCGGCGGAACGGATCGCCGAGGTCGTCCGTGTCGCGTACGACCCGGCCGTCTCCGCCGAGGTGCTCGACGTCCGCGCCCAGCACGGCGGCACCGGGCTGGAGTGGGACGACGCCGGGCCGGCCGCGGCGGTCGAGACGGTCGGCGCCTACCAGCACGACTCCGGGGTGTCCCGGAGCTGGTTGCTGACCATGGCGCCCCGGGGCGTGGTGCGCTCCGGGATCCTGCGCAGCCTGCTCGACCCGGCCGCCGGCATCCGTCGCAAGCGGGTGGCGCTGATCTACCGGCCGATCGACCCGGCGACCTCCGCCCGGATCGTCGAGTCCGACCGCCGGTCCGCCCAGTTCATGGCGAACTCCACGAAGGGCCTGGTCCGGGCGCGTGCCGTCGCGGAGATCCAGGCGGCCGAGCAGACCGCGGCGGAGGAGGCCTCCGGCGCCGGCCTGGTGGAGTTCTCGATGCTGGTGACGCTGACCGTCGACTCGGCCGCCGAGGTGCGCGACGCCAACGTGACGATGCGGAACCTGCTGGGCGCCACCCGGATCGCGATGCGGCCGGCGGACCGGATGCAGGCCGCGGCGTTCACCTGCGCGCTGCCGGTCGGCATCCTGCCCTGGGAGCAGTCGATCGTCCCGCACGACCTCCAGGAGGCGCTGTGA
- a CDS encoding glycoside hydrolase family 19 protein, whose translation MRAAHAAQQTATNRFGATQLTWLLISVVGMLPLAAMAALALIVLVVIILLSGSQMTSYSPDPDSTLGPGAGGSVLVELAGGDGRGGFRESGVPDAALVAPIRAAARECDLLTPVILAAQIEYASDFDADKEGPQGRKGLSQLTPEVFDRYGEDDDDSGEASALDPEDSVHAHARWFCHLAEETQRMLDDGKVVGDHLTLTLMAWEMGPEAVEAQGGMPVIVLDSYPFRVRGLFARYTIGGTDTSTASPTPSVSAGGGAKKRVAPDDDGSLLTAKAFGDMFPGRNPFYTYAGLTDAMATFPAFAGTGDERTRKRELAAFLANVDHESGGLVHVEEIDRAAWGTYCDGGQPYGCPAGRSAYHGRGPIQLSWNTNYKAAGDALGLDLLGNPDLVATDPSVAWRTALWFWMTQRGAGTTTPHAAITGGAGFGGTVRSINGALECGGGNAAQVRARVEAYRRFTAALGVDVGDEGTLTC comes from the coding sequence ATGCGGGCCGCACACGCGGCGCAGCAGACGGCCACGAACCGGTTCGGCGCCACCCAGCTCACCTGGCTGCTCATCTCGGTGGTCGGCATGCTCCCGCTGGCCGCGATGGCGGCGTTGGCGCTGATCGTGCTGGTGGTCATCATCCTGCTCAGCGGGTCGCAGATGACCTCGTACTCGCCGGACCCGGACAGCACGCTCGGCCCGGGCGCCGGAGGCAGCGTCCTCGTCGAACTCGCCGGCGGTGACGGCCGGGGCGGGTTCCGGGAGTCGGGCGTGCCGGACGCGGCGCTGGTCGCGCCGATCCGGGCCGCCGCCCGGGAGTGCGACCTGCTCACGCCCGTGATCCTCGCCGCCCAGATCGAGTACGCGTCCGACTTCGACGCGGACAAGGAAGGGCCGCAGGGCCGCAAGGGACTGTCCCAGTTGACGCCCGAGGTCTTCGACCGGTACGGCGAGGACGACGACGACAGCGGGGAGGCGTCGGCGCTCGACCCGGAGGACTCGGTCCACGCCCACGCCCGGTGGTTCTGTCACCTGGCCGAGGAGACCCAGCGGATGCTGGACGACGGGAAGGTGGTCGGTGACCACCTCACGTTGACGTTGATGGCCTGGGAGATGGGCCCGGAGGCGGTCGAGGCGCAGGGCGGCATGCCGGTCATCGTGCTGGACAGCTACCCGTTCCGGGTGCGGGGCCTGTTCGCCCGCTACACGATCGGCGGGACGGACACGTCCACCGCCTCGCCGACGCCGTCGGTGTCCGCCGGCGGCGGGGCGAAGAAGCGCGTGGCGCCGGACGACGACGGCTCGCTGCTGACCGCGAAGGCGTTCGGCGACATGTTCCCCGGCCGCAACCCCTTCTACACGTACGCCGGGCTCACCGACGCGATGGCGACGTTCCCCGCGTTCGCCGGCACCGGCGACGAGCGGACCCGCAAACGGGAACTGGCGGCGTTCCTGGCCAACGTCGACCACGAGTCCGGCGGCCTGGTCCACGTGGAGGAGATCGACCGGGCCGCCTGGGGCACCTACTGTGACGGCGGCCAGCCCTACGGCTGCCCCGCCGGCCGGAGCGCCTACCACGGGCGGGGACCGATCCAGCTCAGCTGGAACACCAACTACAAGGCGGCCGGCGACGCGCTCGGGCTCGACCTGCTCGGCAACCCGGACCTGGTGGCCACCGACCCGTCGGTGGCGTGGCGGACCGCGCTCTGGTTCTGGATGACCCAGCGGGGCGCGGGCACGACCACGCCGCACGCCGCGATCACCGGCGGCGCGGGGTTCGGCGGAACGGTCCGGAGCATCAACGGCGCGTTGGAGTGCGGCGGGGGCAACGCCGCGCAGGTGCGGGCGCGGGTCGAGGCGTACCGGCGGTTCACCGCCGCGCTGGGCGTCGACGTCGGCGACGAGGGGACGCTGACGTGCTGA
- a CDS encoding type IV secretory system conjugative DNA transfer family protein, which yields MRRGGAGSDLLAWLIPALALINLTAFVLLWLGGTLAAAVGGYGWRPPPFDLATYLNLLGGASGAVWPGVPSALVYGGAAVLLPVAAVPVATAVRAVARRLGQPSKLASAADLRAMTGRAAEARARELRPSLRDVPRLRPDDTGNLLGDLLPSGPELRSSYEDVELDLMAPRAGKSTGIAVPRVLRAPGAVLLTSNKADVFTVTRQARARVGRVWTFDPQGIAYAERAMWWDMLGGCRTLEGARRLAGHFVSSVNDDASKKDFWIAAAQNTLTALFLAASHGGATVGEMLSWLADPGDRTPVDLLRDAGLDAMADQLQGTVRGAVQTRDGIYETSRQCVACLLDPEIMAWVSPDPDLPEFVPEEHVLGRDTLYLLSKDGGGSAAGVIAGLADAVVRAGVVAAERMGGRLDPPMTAVLDEAANVCRIADLPDLYSHLGSRGISVVTLLQSYRQGVRVWGDAGMDALWGAATVKLLGAGLDDADFVDKVARLIGQHDVRTPTYSRSRDGATRSVSYRQEQVLPADRIRALPKGTALLLATGVRPAVIRLRPWYKEPDAAPIAAAAKAEAHAVTERARAAAAGQPRAG from the coding sequence GTGAGGCGCGGCGGGGCCGGCAGCGACCTGCTGGCGTGGCTGATCCCGGCGCTCGCGCTGATCAACCTCACCGCCTTCGTGCTGCTGTGGCTCGGTGGCACGCTCGCCGCCGCCGTCGGCGGGTACGGCTGGCGGCCACCCCCGTTCGACCTCGCCACCTACCTGAACCTGCTCGGCGGCGCCTCCGGGGCGGTGTGGCCGGGCGTACCGTCGGCGCTGGTCTACGGCGGCGCGGCCGTGCTGCTCCCGGTCGCCGCCGTGCCGGTGGCGACGGCGGTCCGGGCCGTGGCCCGGCGCCTCGGCCAGCCGTCGAAGCTGGCCAGCGCCGCCGACCTGCGGGCCATGACCGGCCGGGCGGCCGAGGCCCGGGCCCGCGAACTGCGCCCGTCGCTGCGGGACGTCCCCCGCCTGCGGCCGGACGACACCGGCAACCTGCTCGGGGATCTCCTGCCGTCCGGGCCGGAGCTGCGGTCGTCGTACGAGGACGTGGAACTCGACCTGATGGCGCCCCGGGCCGGGAAGTCCACCGGCATCGCCGTGCCCCGGGTGCTGCGCGCCCCCGGCGCGGTGCTGCTCACCTCGAACAAGGCGGACGTCTTCACCGTCACCCGGCAGGCGCGTGCCCGGGTCGGCCGGGTGTGGACGTTCGACCCGCAGGGCATCGCGTACGCCGAGCGCGCGATGTGGTGGGACATGCTCGGCGGCTGCCGCACGCTGGAGGGCGCACGGCGGCTCGCCGGTCACTTCGTCAGCTCGGTCAACGACGACGCGTCCAAGAAGGACTTCTGGATCGCCGCCGCGCAGAACACGCTCACCGCGCTCTTCCTCGCCGCCTCGCACGGCGGCGCGACGGTCGGCGAGATGCTGTCCTGGCTCGCCGATCCGGGCGACCGTACCCCGGTCGACCTGCTCCGCGACGCCGGTCTGGACGCCATGGCCGACCAGCTCCAGGGCACCGTACGCGGCGCCGTGCAGACCCGCGACGGCATCTACGAGACGTCCCGGCAGTGCGTCGCCTGCCTGCTCGACCCGGAGATCATGGCCTGGGTCAGCCCCGACCCGGACCTGCCGGAGTTCGTGCCGGAGGAGCACGTGCTCGGCCGGGACACGCTCTACCTGCTGTCCAAGGACGGCGGCGGGTCGGCCGCCGGGGTGATCGCCGGGCTGGCGGACGCCGTGGTCCGGGCCGGCGTGGTGGCCGCCGAGCGGATGGGCGGCCGGCTGGACCCGCCGATGACCGCGGTGCTGGACGAGGCCGCCAACGTGTGTCGCATCGCCGACCTGCCCGACCTCTACAGCCATCTCGGCTCGCGCGGCATCAGCGTGGTGACGCTGTTGCAGAGCTACCGGCAGGGCGTGCGGGTCTGGGGCGACGCGGGGATGGACGCGCTGTGGGGCGCCGCCACGGTCAAGCTGCTGGGCGCCGGTCTGGACGACGCCGACTTCGTGGACAAGGTGGCCCGCCTGATCGGCCAGCACGACGTCCGCACGCCCACCTACTCCCGCTCCCGCGACGGCGCCACCCGGTCGGTGTCGTACCGGCAGGAGCAGGTGCTGCCGGCGGACCGGATCCGGGCGCTGCCCAAGGGGACCGCGTTGCTGCTGGCGACCGGCGTGCGGCCGGCGGTGATCCGGTTGCGCCCCTGGTACAAGGAGCCGGACGCGGCCCCGATCGCGGCGGCGGCGAAGGCCGAGGCGCACGCCGTCACCGAACGGGCGCGGGCGGCGGCGGCCGGACAGCCGCGGGCGGGGTGA
- a CDS encoding zf-HC2 domain-containing protein gives MRTGGEHPTSEHEALALYLLGALDETDRVAFEAHLAGCDECLSAAADLGGTTSGLGGLDAADWAEFDVPPAAVLPPASVLPPASVAPPASVPPPRSAPGPEGTLPPGRVPRPDVAETTAPGTGTGRPPAGRRSARPGGASGGVGPTGPGRTSGDRPGGGRPRVRSARRRLLLWAGAAAVALAVLTGGIVAAVGGGGRDDVVLTATGEAPGQGASLSVSITTHEGQGSTIRITATGLRPGLRYRLFAVTRDGVSHPVRDWTASNGPQEVTGELSPPVDQLSFVGVGLTDGTSVVTAPISR, from the coding sequence ATGCGCACCGGCGGTGAACACCCCACGTCCGAGCACGAGGCGCTCGCGCTCTACCTGCTCGGCGCGCTCGACGAGACCGATCGCGTCGCGTTCGAGGCGCACCTCGCCGGCTGCGACGAGTGCCTCTCCGCCGCCGCCGACCTGGGCGGCACGACAAGCGGGCTCGGCGGCCTCGACGCGGCCGACTGGGCCGAGTTCGACGTCCCCCCCGCCGCGGTCCTGCCACCCGCTTCCGTCCTGCCACCCGCTTCCGTCGCGCCGCCCGCCTCCGTTCCGCCGCCGCGTTCCGCGCCGGGACCGGAGGGCACGCTCCCGCCGGGCCGGGTGCCCCGTCCCGATGTCGCGGAAACGACGGCCCCGGGCACCGGGACCGGTCGCCCGCCGGCGGGCCGGCGGAGTGCCCGTCCGGGTGGCGCGTCGGGTGGCGTGGGCCCGACCGGTCCGGGGAGGACGTCCGGTGACCGGCCCGGGGGTGGCCGCCCCCGGGTGCGGTCCGCCCGTCGCCGGCTGCTGCTCTGGGCCGGGGCGGCAGCCGTGGCGCTGGCCGTGCTCACCGGCGGGATCGTGGCCGCGGTCGGCGGCGGCGGGCGCGACGACGTGGTGCTGACCGCGACCGGGGAGGCGCCCGGCCAGGGCGCGAGCCTGTCCGTGTCGATCACCACCCACGAGGGGCAGGGCTCCACGATCCGGATCACCGCGACCGGGCTGCGGCCCGGGCTGCGCTACCGGCTCTTCGCGGTGACCCGCGACGGGGTCAGTCACCCGGTGCGGGACTGGACCGCCTCGAACGGGCCGCAGGAGGTGACCGGCGAGCTGTCGCCCCCCGTCGACCAGCTCTCCTTCGTCGGTGTGGGCCTGACCGACGGCACCTCCGTCGTCACCGCGCCGATCTCCCGCTGA
- a CDS encoding ricin-type beta-trefoil lectin domain protein, producing MTPDLPGLRSRLARIPRRAVAAIAAGLAVLCMVVASVSWGIATARDDKLTGRKVSAEHLTAIRAAARSCPTLTPARLAGQLMTESGLDGRVGKTTSGGRGFAGLDDDRWKSWAPWPGADRTDTAANILALAHQMCDLSGQLRLAAVPGDPWRLSLAAFHTDLDRVREAKGVPSDAVTYVDDVSRYAAYYGELTAFGGSGTTRPDTARQQPRAVPANYVRLVVRAGSVCPEVPPAAVAAQLMAMSGFDSNLLGDDGRRGVAQFLPEVWRAHGPAGASPWDPQVAVPAVGVAVCALRRDLAGLDGDPGLLALAAYRNGPTAVRQTGGELDDDTQAFLRRVKEFTDFYALDGRLEAAPAGASPSPSPSATPRSPGPTPTTRPPAPRPSASPSTRPPAKPEKPAPPKRPTGAKQLVGAETGLCATGGTGDGVHVVLRPCQEHRLHWWTFGSDKTVRVNGLCLDVAWGEKRDGAPVQTANCSGNPAQKWEWIERDGRRSLFNRETDRCLDVNGHGADAPLNAWTCVFNPKQTWSLR from the coding sequence GTGACACCCGATCTTCCTGGCCTCCGATCCCGGCTCGCCCGGATCCCGCGTCGTGCCGTCGCCGCCATCGCGGCCGGCCTCGCGGTGCTGTGCATGGTGGTCGCCTCCGTGAGCTGGGGCATCGCCACGGCTCGCGACGACAAACTGACCGGTCGCAAGGTCTCCGCCGAGCACCTGACCGCCATCCGGGCCGCGGCCCGCTCCTGCCCCACGCTGACCCCGGCCCGGCTGGCCGGGCAGCTCATGACCGAGTCCGGCCTGGACGGACGCGTCGGGAAGACCACCTCGGGCGGTCGCGGCTTCGCCGGCCTGGACGACGACCGGTGGAAGTCCTGGGCGCCGTGGCCGGGCGCGGACCGCACCGACACCGCCGCCAACATCCTGGCGCTGGCCCACCAGATGTGCGACCTCAGCGGGCAACTGCGCCTGGCCGCCGTCCCCGGCGACCCGTGGCGGCTGTCCCTGGCCGCGTTCCACACGGACCTCGACCGGGTACGCGAGGCGAAAGGCGTCCCGTCCGACGCGGTCACGTACGTCGACGACGTCAGCCGCTACGCGGCGTACTACGGCGAGCTGACCGCGTTCGGCGGCTCCGGCACCACCCGCCCGGACACCGCGCGTCAGCAGCCCCGGGCGGTGCCGGCGAACTACGTCCGGCTCGTGGTGCGGGCCGGCTCGGTCTGCCCGGAGGTGCCGCCCGCCGCGGTGGCGGCCCAGCTCATGGCGATGTCGGGCTTCGACTCGAACCTGCTCGGCGACGACGGCCGGCGGGGCGTCGCCCAGTTCCTGCCCGAGGTGTGGCGGGCACACGGACCGGCGGGCGCCTCACCGTGGGACCCGCAGGTGGCCGTCCCGGCGGTCGGCGTCGCGGTCTGCGCGCTGCGTCGCGACCTCGCCGGCCTCGACGGCGACCCGGGCCTGCTGGCGCTGGCCGCGTACCGGAACGGCCCGACCGCGGTGCGCCAGACCGGCGGCGAGCTGGACGACGACACGCAGGCGTTCCTGCGCCGGGTGAAGGAGTTCACCGACTTCTACGCGCTCGACGGCCGGCTGGAGGCCGCGCCGGCCGGCGCGAGCCCCTCCCCCTCCCCCTCCGCCACGCCCCGGTCGCCCGGCCCGACGCCGACGACCAGGCCACCCGCGCCACGGCCCAGCGCGTCGCCGTCGACCCGCCCGCCGGCCAAGCCGGAGAAGCCGGCCCCGCCGAAGCGCCCGACCGGCGCGAAGCAGCTCGTCGGCGCGGAGACCGGGCTGTGTGCCACCGGCGGCACCGGCGACGGCGTACACGTCGTCCTGCGGCCGTGCCAGGAGCACCGGCTGCACTGGTGGACGTTCGGGTCCGACAAGACCGTCCGGGTCAACGGACTCTGCCTGGACGTGGCCTGGGGTGAGAAGCGCGACGGCGCGCCGGTGCAGACCGCCAACTGCAGCGGCAACCCGGCCCAGAAGTGGGAGTGGATCGAGCGGGACGGCCGGCGGTCGCTGTTCAACCGGGAGACCGACCGCTGCCTGGACGTGAACGGGCACGGGGCGGATGCTCCGCTGAACGCGTGGACCTGCGTGTTCAACCCGAAGCAGACCTGGTCGCTGCGGTAG
- a CDS encoding ATP/GTP-binding protein translates to MTGTDGARVPDLGAGWPRGTSGPVTAMSGLVVPAVDAQDREPDETGRQTPRALRRARRRRAAEEAAEQRYRQRLARADRADGVPHRGSPVVGGGRVATLDPPTMWRATTVQACGLWPFASGSGAPMTGVPLGQHISTGATVCGDPLNWFTRARYISNPSLFMLGMPGLGKSTLINRMLIGLAGQGVVPLVLGDLKPDYADTVRALGGQVISIARGVGGLNVLDPGAMGAAAARIGGQAGEALAAESHGRVLNMVAALLTIVRGAPISDHEQSVLSACLRHLRERTPPGRTYRLPDLLAVLESGPPQVRQVTLDRGQESRYRDAVDPLHRSLLGILDGPLGDTFASETATRIDPDATAVCIDISRIGEADGQLTAAAMLAAWSDGLGTVSASHALADAGLAPRRWFFTVLDELWRPLRAASGIVDRIDALTRLNRSLGLADAKITHTLKDAEALGNEADKAKARGFVERAGMVACAGLPRAEMEELGRVVGLSRREIDLVSSWSSPAGWAQDGGNEEPPGRGRFLIKVGGRPGIPIRVAITDAERHLHDTNTRWIANGDAERMLAERAAVVRAVTAGSRPDMAGPGAR, encoded by the coding sequence GTGACCGGCACCGACGGCGCACGGGTGCCGGATCTCGGCGCGGGCTGGCCGCGTGGGACGTCCGGGCCGGTCACCGCGATGTCCGGCCTGGTCGTCCCCGCCGTGGACGCGCAGGACCGGGAGCCCGACGAAACCGGCCGGCAGACGCCCCGGGCGCTGCGGCGGGCGCGTCGGCGGCGGGCCGCGGAGGAGGCGGCCGAGCAGCGGTACCGGCAGCGGCTGGCCCGGGCCGACCGCGCCGACGGCGTACCGCACCGGGGTTCGCCGGTCGTGGGCGGCGGCCGGGTGGCCACGCTGGACCCGCCGACCATGTGGCGGGCCACCACCGTGCAGGCGTGCGGGCTCTGGCCGTTCGCGTCCGGCTCGGGCGCGCCGATGACCGGGGTCCCGCTCGGCCAGCACATCAGCACCGGCGCCACGGTCTGCGGGGACCCGCTCAACTGGTTCACCCGGGCGCGCTACATCTCCAACCCGTCGCTGTTCATGCTCGGCATGCCGGGGCTCGGCAAGTCCACGCTGATCAACCGGATGCTGATCGGCCTGGCCGGGCAGGGGGTCGTCCCGCTGGTGCTCGGCGACCTCAAGCCCGACTACGCGGACACCGTGCGCGCGCTGGGCGGGCAGGTCATCTCCATCGCCCGGGGCGTCGGCGGGCTCAACGTGCTCGATCCGGGCGCGATGGGCGCGGCGGCGGCGCGGATCGGCGGGCAGGCCGGCGAGGCGCTGGCCGCCGAGTCCCACGGTCGGGTGCTGAACATGGTGGCCGCGCTGCTCACCATCGTGCGCGGAGCGCCGATCAGCGACCACGAGCAGTCGGTGCTCTCGGCCTGCCTGCGGCACCTGCGCGAGCGCACCCCGCCGGGCCGGACGTACCGGCTGCCGGACCTGCTCGCGGTGCTGGAGTCCGGGCCGCCGCAGGTCCGGCAGGTCACGCTCGACCGGGGTCAGGAGTCCCGGTACCGCGACGCGGTCGACCCGCTGCACCGGTCGCTGCTCGGCATCCTGGACGGCCCGCTCGGCGACACGTTCGCCTCGGAGACCGCCACCCGGATCGACCCGGACGCCACCGCGGTCTGCATCGACATCTCCCGCATCGGCGAGGCGGACGGGCAGTTGACCGCCGCCGCGATGCTCGCGGCCTGGTCGGACGGCCTGGGAACGGTGTCCGCGTCGCACGCGCTGGCGGACGCCGGCCTGGCGCCCCGGCGCTGGTTCTTCACCGTCCTCGACGAGCTGTGGCGCCCGCTGCGCGCGGCCTCCGGCATCGTGGACCGGATCGACGCGCTCACCCGGTTGAACCGCTCGCTCGGGCTCGCCGACGCGAAGATCACCCACACCCTGAAGGACGCCGAGGCGCTGGGCAACGAGGCCGACAAGGCCAAGGCGCGGGGTTTCGTCGAGCGTGCCGGCATGGTCGCCTGCGCCGGCCTGCCGAGGGCGGAGATGGAGGAACTGGGCCGGGTGGTCGGGCTGTCCCGGCGCGAGATCGACCTGGTCTCGTCGTGGTCCTCGCCGGCCGGCTGGGCCCAGGACGGCGGCAACGAGGAACCACCCGGCCGGGGCCGGTTCCTGATCAAGGTCGGCGGGCGGCCGGGCATCCCCATCCGGGTCGCGATCACCGACGCCGAGCGACACCTGCACGACACCAACACGCGGTGGATCGCCAACGGCGACGCGGAGCGGATGCTCGCCGAACGCGCCGCGGTGGTGCGTGCGGTCACCGCCGGCTCCCGGCCGGACATGGCCGGCCCGGGGGCCCGGTGA
- a CDS encoding ricin-type beta-trefoil lectin domain protein, which translates to MAVVNTGSSTRGRPTRRRAALLAVVLLVSGLVVGVPGGAATAATGERVTFVNGTAETLWIGAGESGDGSRPITGLPTLRPGERSTVVIPDAGEPGHWRGRFFARQRCDGDPNGAFRCLVGDCGAFADRCERGAEPVSLAEFNFDRNNPAAPWYNVSYVDAVSTTITIDAPGAPRPEKAGSCARWDCSAGQMLAACPEVHAVRDPARGDRINCVNPNRDAESAYTAALLPFGPRAYLWSTHDRVAGNETVYNCPGCAEVVVTFRNGGDSPAPPAKRTVVRSGFALRGYADKCVDVPGGESADGVRLQLWHCNGTPAQRFTRGPGDTLKVLDKCMDVAWASRDNAAKVQLAWCNGGPAQVWVAEGGLLRNPHSGKCLDVRDWNSDDGAPLQIWECAASQSNQNWREADR; encoded by the coding sequence ATGGCAGTAGTGAACACCGGATCGTCGACCCGCGGGCGGCCGACGCGCAGGAGGGCCGCCCTGCTCGCCGTCGTGCTGCTCGTATCGGGGCTGGTCGTGGGCGTGCCGGGCGGTGCGGCCACCGCCGCCACCGGGGAACGGGTGACGTTCGTCAACGGCACCGCGGAGACGCTGTGGATCGGCGCGGGCGAGAGCGGGGACGGCTCGCGGCCGATCACCGGCCTGCCCACCCTGCGGCCCGGTGAGAGGAGCACCGTCGTCATTCCGGACGCCGGCGAGCCGGGCCACTGGCGGGGCCGGTTCTTCGCCCGCCAGCGCTGCGACGGCGACCCGAACGGCGCGTTCCGGTGCCTGGTCGGCGACTGCGGCGCCTTCGCCGACCGGTGCGAGCGCGGCGCGGAGCCGGTCAGCCTGGCCGAGTTCAACTTCGACCGGAACAACCCGGCCGCGCCCTGGTACAACGTCAGTTACGTCGACGCGGTCTCCACCACGATCACGATCGACGCGCCCGGCGCCCCGCGACCGGAGAAGGCGGGCAGTTGCGCGCGGTGGGACTGCTCCGCCGGCCAGATGCTCGCCGCCTGCCCGGAGGTGCACGCCGTCCGGGACCCGGCCCGGGGTGACCGGATCAACTGCGTCAACCCGAACCGGGACGCCGAGAGCGCGTACACCGCCGCGTTGCTCCCGTTCGGCCCGCGCGCCTACCTCTGGTCCACCCACGACCGGGTCGCCGGCAACGAGACGGTCTACAACTGCCCGGGCTGCGCGGAGGTCGTGGTGACGTTCCGCAACGGCGGCGACTCGCCGGCGCCACCGGCGAAGCGTACGGTCGTCCGCTCCGGCTTCGCGCTGCGCGGATACGCGGACAAGTGCGTCGACGTGCCGGGCGGCGAGTCGGCCGACGGGGTGCGGTTGCAGCTCTGGCATTGCAACGGCACCCCGGCCCAACGGTTCACCCGCGGCCCCGGTGACACGCTGAAGGTGCTGGACAAGTGCATGGACGTGGCGTGGGCGTCCCGGGACAACGCGGCCAAGGTGCAGCTCGCGTGGTGCAACGGCGGGCCGGCGCAGGTCTGGGTGGCCGAGGGTGGGCTGCTGCGCAACCCGCACTCCGGCAAGTGCCTCGACGTGCGCGACTGGAACTCCGACGACGGCGCGCCGTTGCAGATCTGGGAGTGCGCCGCCAGCCAGAGCAACCAGAACTGGCGAGAGGCCGACCGCTGA
- a CDS encoding sigma-70 family RNA polymerase sigma factor — translation MSAVPNEAVEPGVPGEAVGQGSPESLMRWIHEQYREPLLRFVTRLVLGRQELAEDLVQETFLRAWRNLGTLAEEPRRIAPWLYTVARHVAVDAGRARQARPPEVAVPDLNRLTSPDDEMDRVVSAHTVRLALRQIKPEHRAVLIEMYYKGASVAEAAERLGIPEGTVKSRTYYAVRALHAAIGPIESA, via the coding sequence GTGTCGGCGGTGCCCAACGAGGCGGTGGAGCCCGGAGTTCCGGGCGAGGCCGTCGGTCAGGGTTCCCCCGAGAGCCTGATGCGGTGGATCCACGAGCAGTACCGCGAGCCGCTGCTGCGCTTCGTCACCCGCCTGGTGCTCGGTCGGCAGGAGCTGGCCGAGGATCTCGTGCAGGAGACGTTCCTGCGGGCCTGGCGGAACCTCGGCACGCTGGCCGAGGAGCCGCGCCGGATCGCCCCCTGGCTCTACACCGTCGCCCGGCACGTGGCCGTCGACGCCGGCCGGGCCCGGCAGGCCCGACCGCCCGAGGTCGCCGTGCCGGACCTCAACCGGCTCACGTCGCCCGACGACGAGATGGACCGGGTGGTCAGCGCCCACACCGTCCGCCTGGCGCTGCGGCAGATCAAGCCGGAGCACCGTGCGGTCCTGATCGAGATGTACTACAAGGGAGCCTCGGTCGCGGAGGCGGCGGAGCGGCTCGGCATACCCGAGGGTACGGTAAAGTCCCGGACGTACTACGCGGTGCGGGCGCTGCACGCGGCGATCGGCCCGATCGAGTCGGCCTGA